Proteins found in one Miscanthus floridulus cultivar M001 chromosome 4, ASM1932011v1, whole genome shotgun sequence genomic segment:
- the LOC136550376 gene encoding serine/threonine-protein kinase RIPK-like has product MRSWKSKTSAWRSLLDSCLGGGGEGRSAGDRQRKVRPGGGGGGRLSFTDLSGAADQDLSVSLVGSNLHVFSVAELREATRGFVSGNFLGEGGFGPVYKGVVDDGVKKGLKPQAIAVKLWDPEGAQGHKEWLAEVIFLGQLRHPNLVKLVGYCCEDEHRLLVYEYMEHGSLENPLFKQIPAVLPWSTRLNIAVGAAKGLAFLHDAEKPVIYRDFKASNILLDSDYKAKLSDFGLAKDGPEGDDTHVSTRVMGTHGYAAPEYIMTGHLTAKSDVYSFGVLLLEILTGRRSVDKTRPSREQNLVDYARPCLKDPLRLARIMDPAMEGQYSARAAQSAALVVYRCLSSRTKNRPDMSAVVQALEPLLDLNDDMAVGPVGPVGPVVLFVAATEAPAEEKKERAPRKEVRRRRPKASPRKRPGAGPKEEFWVWHMPAEQKA; this is encoded by the exons ATGAGGAGCTGGAAGTCGAAGACGTCGGCGTGGAGGTCGCTCCTGGATAGctgcctcggcggcggcggagaaggAAGGTCGGCGGGGGACAGGCAGCGGAAGGTGcggccgggcggcggcggaggcgggcggCTGTCGTTCACGGACCTGAGCGGCGCGGCGGACCAGGACCTGTCGGTGTCGCTGGTGGGGTCGAACCTGCACGTGTTCAGCGTGGCGGAGCTGCGTGAGGCCACGCGCGGCTTCGTCTCCGGCAACTTCCTCGGCGAGGGCGGCTTCGGCCCCGTCTACAAGGGCGTCGTCGACGACGGCGTCAAGAAGGGGCTCAAGCCGCAGGCCATCGCCGTCAAGCTCTGGGACCCCGAGGGCGCCCAGGGCCACAAGGAGTGGCTG GCGGAGGTGATCTTCCTGGGGCAGCTGCGGCACCCCAACCTGGTGAAGCTGGTGGGCTACTGCTGCGAGGACGAGCACCGGCTGCTCGTCTACGAGTACATGGAGCACGGCAGCCTGGAGAACCCCCTCTTCAAAC AGATTCCTGCCGTGCTGCCCTGGTCGACCCGACTAAACATTGCAGTAGGCGCGGCGAAGGGTTTGGCGTTCCTCCACGACGCTGAGAAGCCGGTGATCTACCGTGACTTCAAGGCCTCCAACATCTTGCTCGACTCG GACTACAAGGCCAAGCTGTCAGACTTCGGTCTCGCCAAGGACGGACCGGAGGGCGACGACACCCACGTGTCGACGCGCGTGATGGGAACGCACGGCTACGCGGCGCCGGAGTACATCATGACGGGCCACCTGACGGCGAAgagcgacgtgtacagcttcggcgtgCTGCTACTGGAGATCCTGACGGGCCGGCGGTCCGTGGACAAGACCCGGCCCAGCCGGGAGCAGAACCTGGTGGACTACGCGCGGCCGTGCCTCAAGGACCCGCTCAGGCTGGCCCGCATCATGGACCCGGCCATGGAGGGCCAGTACTCGGCGCGGGCGGCCCAGAGCGCGGCACTGGTCGTGTACCGGTGCCTCAGCAGCAGAACCAAGAACCGCCCGGACATGTCCGCCGTCGTGCAGGCACTGGAGCCGCTGCTCGACCTCAACGACGACATGGCTGTGGGACCAGTGGGCCCCGTTGGCCCCGTGGTGCTGTTCGTGGCGGCGACGGAGGCTCCCGCGGAGGAGAAGAAGGAGCGGGCCCCGAGGAAGGAGGTCCGCCGGCGCAGGCCCAAGGCGAGCCCCAGGAAGCGCCCCGGCGCCGGCCCGAAGGAGGAGTTCTGGGTGTGGCATATGCCGGCCGAGCAGAAGGCGTGA